A genome region from candidate division KSB1 bacterium includes the following:
- a CDS encoding MXAN_6640 family putative metalloprotease codes for MKMAKKTYSFLFIFFVVFFMIRSVSSNQRKEQRNPINSAEFSSSTKQHQRLEKRKHTKCGTFFVHELLNSPSLSKNNFENIVSHVMSRPTMQSFYDTPEGHFRIHYNTETRPIVYQHDVDVSPKDSHPDFVNRTGAYFEKSYAFIIDSLGYLTPPSDGGRGGNDRYDVYLSLADTLGLTSPDSRSDQYDGYDSYTSHIQLNAAFDENQTPDKLAKVTAAHEFFHAVQFAYGLDYFADINSVWFTEASAVWIEDLIYDDVNDYYGYLPTFFNSPWKSLQTWDNNAHAYAACIWPHFLHQKYDIDIIKEIWENANYYNSIYNVTRDLLANRQVTLDDAFQEFTRWNYFTGYRYSTNLPHYDEARYYPQVSIQALHTELPVINQAPPVNERPDHLAANYIRAYNNSTESKRALFNLNSRYDWELQGLCSINGIYTLLQPVYVSNSEAFIDIPAECDQFILIPSVTSKTGEAIDYTYEILKHNTATGNLSLNSIDVIDANNSRVEPGETATLSFSLQNSGPVINDLTLVLKSAQSDIAITPQDITTAIESLSATQLDFEIKAPEYFMPQKTDFTLTARTPTDSVSFDFTLAVGFAPILFADKGLSNPERDVYFSILDSLGLFYDHISLPNDEPKLDIRTHLLCIVEKDTLSAEFQEKVLNQLSSLDICLITNQISDSMMNRSFFQEAFDIHWGAAMNAKGITGISGNHISESGNGMFVSVLNNADVLVPSSRSKSVFYYDLSDKSAAVTLDANSKRVMFGFPVHELDEKPMYISPYILISRVFEWFETDSRVSKVNRPDQRVLQPCYPNPFNSSTQIKVDTENALSNCSINVYNIRGEHVKTIFQGNLAPGVHSITWEGINSSNQWVGNGNYFIRLSSDNVKETRKIIVLK; via the coding sequence ATGAAAATGGCAAAAAAAACATACTCGTTTTTATTCATCTTTTTCGTTGTGTTCTTTATGATTAGATCTGTATCCTCCAATCAACGGAAAGAACAGCGCAATCCTATCAACTCTGCCGAATTTTCAAGCAGTACAAAACAACATCAACGGCTTGAAAAAAGAAAGCATACAAAGTGCGGCACGTTTTTTGTCCATGAATTGCTCAATTCTCCTTCTCTATCGAAAAACAACTTTGAAAACATTGTATCCCATGTCATGTCCCGTCCGACTATGCAGTCATTTTACGATACCCCTGAAGGACATTTCAGGATTCATTACAATACTGAAACTCGTCCTATCGTTTATCAACATGATGTTGATGTATCACCAAAAGATTCGCATCCAGACTTTGTCAATCGGACAGGCGCTTATTTTGAGAAAAGTTATGCCTTTATCATTGATTCACTTGGCTATCTAACTCCGCCATCAGACGGTGGGCGTGGGGGAAACGACCGCTATGACGTCTATTTGTCTCTCGCGGATACGCTGGGATTAACGTCACCGGATTCACGCTCTGACCAATATGATGGTTATGATTCTTACACCAGCCATATTCAGCTGAATGCTGCCTTTGATGAGAATCAAACTCCCGATAAACTGGCCAAGGTTACAGCAGCACATGAATTTTTTCACGCGGTCCAGTTTGCCTACGGTCTGGATTATTTTGCAGATATAAACAGTGTCTGGTTCACGGAAGCTTCTGCGGTCTGGATTGAAGACCTGATTTACGATGATGTAAACGATTACTATGGTTACCTGCCGACATTTTTTAACTCTCCCTGGAAATCTCTGCAGACCTGGGACAATAACGCTCACGCTTATGCAGCCTGTATCTGGCCGCATTTTCTTCATCAGAAATATGATATTGATATTATAAAGGAAATATGGGAAAACGCAAACTATTACAATAGCATTTATAATGTCACAAGAGATCTCCTTGCGAACAGGCAAGTCACATTGGATGATGCCTTTCAGGAATTTACTCGCTGGAACTATTTCACAGGCTATCGATATTCAACGAATCTGCCCCACTATGATGAAGCCCGTTACTATCCTCAGGTCTCTATTCAGGCCCTGCATACAGAATTGCCGGTCATAAATCAGGCTCCTCCCGTCAATGAACGCCCGGATCATCTTGCAGCCAATTATATCAGAGCCTACAACAACTCGACTGAATCCAAACGGGCTTTATTCAATTTAAATTCCAGATATGACTGGGAACTACAGGGGCTTTGCAGTATAAACGGAATTTACACGCTATTGCAACCCGTCTATGTATCAAATTCGGAAGCCTTTATTGATATTCCAGCTGAATGCGATCAATTCATCCTCATCCCGTCCGTCACATCGAAAACCGGCGAGGCGATCGATTATACCTACGAAATCCTGAAGCATAACACAGCCACCGGAAATCTTTCTCTCAACTCTATAGATGTGATCGATGCAAACAATTCCCGTGTTGAACCCGGAGAAACCGCAACACTGTCGTTTTCTCTGCAAAACAGCGGACCAGTCATTAATGATTTGACTCTTGTGCTAAAAAGTGCGCAATCCGACATTGCTATTACACCTCAAGACATCACGACGGCTATAGAAAGCTTGTCCGCAACGCAACTCGACTTTGAAATTAAAGCGCCTGAATACTTTATGCCGCAGAAAACGGATTTCACACTGACAGCCCGTACACCTACTGATTCTGTTTCCTTTGATTTCACGCTTGCAGTTGGATTTGCTCCGATTTTGTTTGCCGACAAGGGTTTGTCAAACCCGGAACGCGACGTTTATTTCTCAATCCTCGACAGTCTTGGTCTTTTTTATGATCACATTTCGTTACCGAATGATGAACCCAAACTGGACATTCGCACTCATTTGCTATGCATAGTAGAAAAGGACACCCTTTCTGCTGAATTTCAAGAAAAGGTTCTAAATCAATTGTCATCGTTAGATATTTGTCTGATTACAAACCAGATATCTGATAGCATGATGAACAGATCCTTTTTTCAAGAGGCATTCGACATTCATTGGGGAGCGGCAATGAACGCCAAAGGAATTACCGGGATTTCAGGAAATCATATTTCAGAATCTGGTAACGGGATGTTTGTGTCAGTTCTTAACAATGCGGATGTTCTGGTTCCCTCCAGCCGGAGCAAATCTGTGTTTTACTATGACCTTTCAGATAAAAGCGCTGCTGTAACACTGGATGCAAATTCAAAAAGAGTGATGTTTGGATTTCCGGTACATGAACTCGATGAAAAACCAATGTATATATCCCCCTACATATTAATTTCGCGTGTTTTCGAGTGGTTTGAAACAGATTCACGCGTCAGTAAAGTGAATAGGCCGGACCAAAGGGTACTGCAGCCCTGTTATCCGAATCCGTTCAACAGCAGTACACAAATAAAGGTTGATACCGAGAACGCTTTATCAAACTGCTCGATAAATGTTTACAATATAAGGGGAGAACATGTCAAAACGATATTTCAGGGAAATTTGGCTCCAGGTGTGCATTCTATAACCTGGGAAGGAATAAATTCCAGCAATCAATGGGTGGGGAATGGTAACTATTTTATCCGCTTGAGTTCAGACAATGTTAAAGAAACCCGCAAGATCATTGTTCTAAAATAA
- a CDS encoding GWxTD domain-containing protein, producing MVRCISFLAVIFVMASFVLPVQAHKTLRANLDWAVFQSGDQPVLEFYYSFPKQDLSYVSTEDSFQGLFLGTLQFYQDDSLIQKFAWKNQSIIADTNAILNSELLVDQLRFQLDPGDYTGKFILQDLHHHEHVDSLQFGVNIEETIPGFSISDLELSSLIKRSEEHSPFYKNTLSVTPHPSLIYNESVPMLFFYSELYNLPDAVQNDYEIRHKVLDKNGKALNKIKPVIKKREKAVNPQVEYGFINVGKLTSGIYQLVLEVGTDDSLIGRQTKEFYVYQINEGQQPIVDQSMQMSRFATMDSVLIEKEFDYILYLLNKESRVTWKQIDDIDLKRTFLFNFWKANDPVADTPENEFRDQYLERIRYANEHFRAFKKPGWKTDRGRVLAVYGMPNEIDRTPNEANRAPYERWAYHELQNGVVFIFSDLQGNNDYELLHSELDGEIYNPNYMSIIEKGSY from the coding sequence ATGGTTCGTTGTATTTCATTTTTAGCTGTAATATTTGTTATGGCCAGCTTTGTTTTACCCGTTCAAGCTCATAAAACACTGAGAGCCAATTTAGACTGGGCGGTGTTTCAAAGCGGAGATCAACCGGTCCTCGAATTTTATTATAGTTTTCCCAAACAGGATCTGAGTTATGTCAGTACCGAAGATTCTTTCCAGGGGCTTTTTCTGGGAACTCTGCAGTTTTATCAAGATGATTCTTTGATCCAGAAATTCGCATGGAAAAATCAATCCATCATTGCAGACACGAATGCCATTTTAAACAGCGAGCTGCTGGTCGATCAATTGAGGTTTCAACTGGATCCGGGAGATTATACGGGTAAATTTATCCTGCAGGATTTACACCATCATGAACACGTCGATTCGCTGCAGTTCGGCGTTAACATTGAAGAAACAATCCCCGGCTTTAGCATCAGCGATCTCGAATTGTCATCTTTGATCAAGCGTTCTGAGGAACATTCCCCGTTCTATAAAAATACCTTGTCTGTCACGCCGCATCCTTCTCTGATCTATAACGAATCCGTTCCTATGTTGTTCTTTTATTCCGAGCTTTATAATTTACCGGACGCTGTTCAAAACGACTATGAAATACGTCATAAAGTCCTGGACAAGAATGGTAAAGCTTTGAATAAAATAAAGCCGGTTATAAAAAAGCGTGAAAAAGCGGTGAATCCCCAGGTCGAATACGGATTTATAAATGTCGGGAAATTGACTTCCGGGATTTATCAGCTTGTTCTGGAGGTGGGTACTGATGACAGTCTGATCGGCCGGCAAACTAAAGAATTTTATGTTTATCAAATTAATGAGGGGCAGCAACCTATCGTTGATCAATCCATGCAAATGAGCCGGTTTGCCACGATGGACTCTGTACTCATCGAAAAAGAATTTGATTACATTTTATATTTGCTGAATAAAGAATCCCGGGTCACCTGGAAACAGATTGATGATATTGACTTGAAACGCACCTTTTTGTTCAATTTTTGGAAAGCCAATGACCCGGTTGCCGATACACCTGAAAACGAGTTTCGTGATCAATATTTAGAACGGATACGTTACGCCAATGAACATTTTAGAGCGTTCAAAAAACCGGGATGGAAAACGGACCGGGGCCGTGTACTTGCGGTTTACGGTATGCCCAATGAAATTGACCGGACCCCGAACGAAGCCAACCGCGCCCCTTATGAACGTTGGGCCTACCATGAGCTGCAGAACGGGGTTGTTTTTATTTTTTCAGATTTGCAGGGTAATAATGACTATGAACTACTGCATTCCGAGCTGGACGGCGAGATCTATAATCCCAATTATATGAGCATTATTGAAAAGGGAAGTTATTAG
- a CDS encoding PorV/PorQ family protein, which translates to MRYKTFTLFVVACVLLLAGMTAFAGNPKQTGTTGASELLIPVGARSTALSGSNIATVSGIDAVYWNPAGGALVEGRAEAILSYQNYIADLNVTYFGAIANMGQVGNFGMSIKTISFGDIEQTTVDNPEGNGLTYSPNYLTLGMHYSRKFTDRIQFGINGKMISEKIMSVKANGFGLDIGLQYRNENGLRLGIVLSNFGTSMKFDGSDLEYRVSDLEGSVINPGRKGEYYNDTPASSVFKSTSMEFELPTQLKIGIGYELAINDENMLSLSGTYANNSSFLDQYIAGVEYSFNNMFFLRGSYSVAYKLGLEGEDDEFVMQGDNYLYGPAFGAGFNLSAGRDFNVKFDYAYQTTEFFDDTQWFGFTFGF; encoded by the coding sequence ATGAGATACAAAACGTTTACTCTTTTCGTTGTTGCCTGCGTTCTGCTCCTGGCGGGTATGACGGCGTTTGCCGGCAATCCCAAGCAAACCGGCACCACAGGAGCATCGGAATTGCTGATTCCCGTGGGCGCTCGCTCAACTGCTTTGAGCGGTTCCAATATCGCCACTGTGAGCGGAATCGATGCTGTCTATTGGAATCCGGCCGGTGGCGCTCTGGTTGAGGGCCGCGCCGAAGCCATATTGTCTTATCAGAATTATATCGCCGACCTGAATGTCACCTATTTCGGCGCTATTGCCAATATGGGACAGGTTGGTAATTTCGGAATGTCCATAAAAACAATCTCTTTTGGAGATATTGAACAAACAACCGTTGATAATCCGGAAGGTAATGGTCTCACCTACTCTCCGAACTATCTGACATTGGGTATGCACTACAGCCGTAAATTCACGGATAGAATCCAGTTTGGTATTAATGGTAAAATGATCTCTGAAAAGATCATGTCCGTTAAAGCCAACGGGTTTGGTTTGGATATCGGCTTGCAGTACAGAAATGAAAACGGACTGCGTCTGGGTATTGTCCTGTCAAATTTCGGAACCAGTATGAAATTTGACGGCTCCGACCTTGAATACCGGGTTTCTGATCTGGAAGGATCGGTTATCAATCCGGGCCGCAAAGGCGAGTACTATAATGATACACCGGCCAGCTCTGTTTTTAAATCAACATCGATGGAATTTGAATTGCCGACCCAGTTAAAGATTGGTATTGGCTATGAACTGGCGATTAATGATGAGAATATGCTTTCTCTGTCCGGAACATATGCCAACAATTCTTCCTTCCTCGATCAATACATTGCAGGTGTTGAATATTCATTTAACAACATGTTCTTCCTGCGAGGATCCTACTCGGTCGCTTATAAACTCGGCCTTGAAGGCGAGGATGATGAATTTGTAATGCAGGGTGACAACTATCTGTACGGTCCTGCTTTCGGCGCCGGCTTTAATCTCAGCGCCGGACGTGACTTTAATGTCAAATTCGATTATGCCTACCAGACCACAGAGTTCTTTGATGACACTCAGTGGTTCGGTTTTACATTCGGATTCTAA
- a CDS encoding TonB-dependent receptor has product MRSVNKIAVAVILLAALLPVSLFAAVYGKISGKVVDSETNEPLPAANVVVVGTDYGAATNVNGEFVILNVPPGQYSVRAQFIGYRPVTYEEVLVNVDLTTQLTFELPAEAIAGEEVVITATRPLINKNATNETAIMTSEDIENMPLRSMAGAVATNTGVVTAGGDMYVRGGRADEVAFYVDGVYSNNLRTGQRVGTVPVTSLEQINYQAGGFSAEYGFANSGVVIASTKSGAKQFKLSGEVITDEFLSKEEDFLDTYSYGYNVYNLSVTGPLLSNKISYFASVEHSYEQDRNPSASGHPVLDGNYTYDEITLSQAELQEMGVPEEEWILPVRMQEGPLPGNWVKEWAFNGNLQFDLKPVRIKLGGNASFQDWRAYSHFRSLGSIEDNYAREDYNYSVYGKVTHTLGPKTYYEATAYYSAFGDEDYNPDAKRHMADYADKTDFNDNGLFNDFLVADGIPRSSYYRLGSGIFAPPHYPALAYNLNRANVLGGKLDFTHQIGTTHEIKTGFEYRYNTMRRYNTQSYRLAGTFSNNPDIDPINAYRAAYTENFGYPVYFDGNEVDPSATLDEGRDAAKHPLIGAFYVQDKIELSDLVLNLGLRVDYMDANDQTVKDPYDIQIENGLIAEESLTETEAHINVSPRLGMSFPVTDRTVFHAQYGQFVQQPQLQFLYTGWAYYAAQLVQGNQVDIGNPDLAPVRTTSYEVGIGQQLSNTSSLSITAYYKEISDNVVLKNRVGASPSTYAQYQNGDYGVVKGMSFTYKLRPTNGLRANLNYTLQYAKGTGSTSRGNFYVTWIGDEYYPIFVSPLDYDQRHTFSGNLDYRVSGWGANLLFQAGSGFPYTPKRIADTVFGATNSTSYPVGGVNSVYTDWTYSLDLRLDKSFELAGVDMNVYVWILNVLDTKQPFNRRDDRGQSYGSGIYEATGLPNDNGWLSTADGQNWMSQYEGDNAENMYRAFINDPNNWETPRQIRLGLRFSL; this is encoded by the coding sequence ATGAGAAGTGTGAACAAAATTGCAGTGGCAGTCATTTTACTTGCCGCTCTGCTGCCGGTTTCGTTGTTTGCAGCCGTTTACGGAAAGATTTCTGGCAAGGTTGTGGACAGTGAAACAAATGAGCCTTTACCAGCTGCTAATGTTGTGGTGGTAGGTACGGACTATGGCGCAGCCACCAATGTAAACGGTGAATTTGTGATTCTGAATGTGCCGCCGGGACAATACAGTGTACGAGCTCAATTCATTGGCTATCGTCCGGTGACATACGAAGAAGTTTTGGTCAATGTCGATTTGACCACACAATTGACATTTGAATTACCCGCAGAAGCGATTGCGGGAGAAGAGGTTGTGATTACCGCAACCCGTCCCCTCATCAATAAAAATGCCACCAATGAAACCGCGATTATGACCTCGGAAGACATTGAAAACATGCCGTTGCGGTCTATGGCCGGCGCCGTTGCCACCAATACCGGTGTTGTGACGGCCGGCGGTGACATGTACGTCCGCGGTGGTCGTGCCGACGAGGTTGCGTTTTACGTCGATGGTGTGTACAGCAACAATCTGCGAACCGGTCAACGTGTGGGCACGGTGCCCGTGACGTCGCTGGAACAGATCAATTATCAGGCGGGTGGTTTTTCCGCGGAATACGGTTTTGCGAATTCAGGTGTTGTGATTGCCTCCACAAAAAGTGGCGCCAAGCAATTCAAGCTCTCCGGTGAAGTGATCACAGATGAATTCCTGAGCAAAGAAGAAGATTTTCTGGATACGTATTCTTACGGATACAATGTTTACAACCTGTCTGTTACAGGACCCCTGCTGAGCAACAAGATTTCGTATTTTGCTTCTGTAGAGCATTCTTATGAGCAGGATCGTAATCCCAGCGCCAGCGGCCACCCCGTGCTTGACGGGAATTACACCTATGATGAAATTACGCTTTCTCAGGCCGAGTTGCAGGAAATGGGTGTTCCTGAAGAAGAATGGATCCTGCCCGTACGCATGCAAGAAGGCCCCCTGCCCGGTAACTGGGTGAAAGAATGGGCCTTTAACGGCAACCTTCAGTTTGACCTGAAACCTGTGCGCATCAAGCTGGGTGGAAACGCTTCTTTCCAGGATTGGCGCGCTTATAGTCATTTCCGGTCTCTGGGCAGTATTGAGGACAATTACGCCAGAGAGGATTACAACTATTCTGTCTATGGCAAAGTGACTCATACCCTGGGTCCCAAGACGTATTATGAAGCCACCGCGTACTATTCTGCATTTGGCGATGAGGACTATAATCCGGATGCGAAACGCCATATGGCGGATTATGCGGACAAGACGGACTTTAACGACAATGGTCTTTTCAATGACTTTTTGGTGGCTGACGGTATACCCAGAAGCAGTTATTACCGACTGGGTTCCGGTATCTTTGCGCCGCCCCATTATCCGGCGTTGGCTTACAACCTGAACAGAGCCAATGTATTGGGTGGAAAGCTGGACTTTACCCACCAGATCGGAACCACTCATGAAATCAAGACCGGGTTCGAATACCGCTACAATACCATGCGGCGTTACAACACCCAGTCTTATCGTCTGGCTGGTACATTCTCAAACAATCCGGATATTGATCCCATCAATGCTTATCGTGCCGCTTATACGGAGAATTTCGGATATCCGGTTTATTTCGACGGCAATGAAGTGGATCCATCCGCAACACTGGATGAGGGACGGGATGCGGCCAAACATCCGCTGATCGGCGCGTTCTACGTACAGGACAAGATCGAGCTTTCAGATCTGGTCTTGAATCTGGGTCTGCGTGTCGATTATATGGATGCCAACGACCAGACCGTCAAAGATCCTTATGATATCCAGATCGAAAATGGTTTGATTGCCGAGGAATCTCTGACTGAGACGGAAGCGCATATCAATGTGAGTCCGCGTTTGGGTATGTCCTTTCCCGTAACCGACCGCACTGTATTTCACGCACAGTACGGACAGTTTGTACAGCAGCCGCAGTTGCAGTTCCTGTACACGGGATGGGCCTATTACGCCGCACAGCTGGTTCAGGGTAACCAGGTTGACATCGGCAACCCGGATCTGGCACCGGTCCGCACCACATCCTATGAAGTGGGTATCGGACAGCAGCTGAGCAACACCTCTTCATTGAGCATCACAGCCTATTACAAGGAAATTTCCGATAATGTGGTGCTGAAGAACCGCGTTGGCGCATCACCAAGCACTTATGCTCAATATCAGAATGGTGACTATGGTGTTGTCAAAGGGATGTCGTTTACCTATAAACTGCGCCCGACCAATGGTCTGCGCGCCAATTTGAATTACACGCTTCAGTATGCCAAAGGAACCGGATCAACTTCTCGCGGTAACTTTTATGTGACCTGGATCGGTGATGAATATTATCCGATTTTTGTCTCCCCGCTGGATTACGATCAGCGCCATACCTTCTCCGGTAATCTCGATTACCGTGTGAGCGGCTGGGGCGCCAATTTGCTGTTCCAGGCTGGAAGCGGATTCCCCTATACACCCAAACGTATTGCTGACACCGTATTTGGAGCCACCAACTCGACTTCTTATCCCGTGGGTGGTGTGAATTCGGTTTACACCGACTGGACTTACAGTCTTGATTTACGACTGGACAAATCATTTGAGCTGGCAGGTGTTGATATGAACGTTTACGTGTGGATCCTGAATGTTCTGGATACCAAACAACCGTTCAATCGACGCGATGACAGAGGTCAATCTTACGGCAGCGGTATCTATGAAGCGACTGGTCTGCCGAATGATAACGGTTGGTTGAGCACGGCTGACGGTCAGAATTGGATGTCTCAGTATGAAGGCGACAATGCTGAAAATATGTATCGCGCGTTCATAAATGATCCTAATAATTGGGAGACACCGCGTCAGATTAGACTCGGTTTGCGTTTCAGCCTGTAA
- the hemW gene encoding radical SAM family heme chaperone HemW — protein sequence MKAALYIHIPFCRKKCPYCDFYSVVDCDRMTAFIRALETEIQYYAGTIWSEYEYVSIYFGGGTPSLLAPGQVHSIINMINKHFRIVFDAEITLEANPGAVFSKHLKQYNAAGVNRISLGVQSLADPELLKLGRIHDAGQAEKTLDLAKQVFDQVSVDLIFGIPGQTIKSWQKSLDKVLDYEPEHLSVYGLTFEPGTRFEIDLASGRLKPVHEELERSLYLTAHSVLTRSGYQHYELSNYAGPGCESRHNQMYWTGDAYLGLGPDAHSYSPPDKRMGSAKDLALYLAELGQNGQPPVDLEVLSFEQRLVEFVMLHLRRRPGIPLQGWTHLTGTDFLQAFESVISALGTEEQTEPFEISPSGSYLVIHPGHLSLSAQGVLLYNTIVQRFIEKL from the coding sequence ATGAAAGCGGCGTTGTACATTCACATTCCCTTTTGCCGAAAAAAATGTCCGTATTGTGATTTTTATTCGGTCGTGGATTGCGACCGTATGACCGCATTCATACGTGCGCTTGAAACCGAGATACAATATTATGCCGGTACGATTTGGAGTGAGTATGAATACGTCAGTATTTATTTCGGGGGCGGCACTCCTTCTCTCTTAGCGCCCGGGCAGGTGCATTCGATCATTAATATGATCAACAAGCATTTCAGAATTGTCTTTGACGCAGAGATTACACTCGAAGCCAATCCCGGTGCTGTATTTTCAAAACATTTAAAACAATACAACGCCGCCGGGGTTAACCGGATCAGCCTGGGCGTACAAAGCCTGGCGGACCCGGAGCTTTTAAAATTAGGACGGATTCATGATGCGGGTCAGGCTGAAAAAACGCTTGACCTGGCCAAACAGGTTTTTGATCAGGTTTCAGTCGATTTGATTTTCGGCATTCCCGGGCAGACGATAAAAAGCTGGCAGAAAAGTCTGGACAAGGTATTGGATTATGAGCCTGAGCATTTATCGGTTTACGGGTTAACATTCGAGCCCGGGACTCGGTTTGAAATCGACCTGGCATCTGGTCGTTTGAAACCTGTGCATGAAGAGCTGGAACGATCATTATATCTGACGGCACATTCCGTGTTGACCCGCTCCGGTTATCAGCATTACGAGTTGTCAAATTATGCCGGACCGGGGTGCGAATCGCGGCACAATCAAATGTACTGGACCGGGGACGCTTATCTGGGACTGGGGCCCGACGCCCATTCCTACAGTCCTCCGGATAAGCGTATGGGGTCTGCAAAAGACCTGGCCTTGTATTTGGCTGAACTCGGACAAAACGGTCAACCGCCGGTTGATCTTGAAGTTCTGAGTTTTGAACAGCGGCTTGTAGAATTTGTCATGCTCCATTTACGCCGGCGCCCGGGAATCCCGTTGCAGGGCTGGACACATTTGACCGGTACTGATTTTTTGCAGGCCTTTGAATCGGTAATCTCTGCTCTGGGAACCGAAGAGCAGACGGAGCCTTTTGAGATTTCTCCTTCCGGCAGTTATCTGGTTATCCATCCGGGGCATTTGTCCCTTTCGGCGCAAGGTGTGTTGCTTTACAATACCATAGTGCAGCGTTTTATTGAAAAACTATAA
- a CDS encoding glycoside hydrolase family 88 protein, translating into MRTVYSLIFILIVVFLPCCEKAPNISVQDNFERAEAQYKIMLEKLDSFDKYPRSLEDDSLKLITSSDWTSGFFPGSLWYLYEWTGNENWKEAAQNYTMPLKDEQYNDSTHDLGFMMYCSFGNAFRLTGNRQYRDVLLQSAQTLISRYNPIVGCIQSWDWSDQWQYPVIIDNMMNLELLFRAAKELGDSTFYSIAVSHADHTLNNHFREDYSTWHVLDYDTTTGKVLSRETHQGYSDESTWSRGQAWALYGYSMCYRETGYERYLDQAVGIADYVMTHENLPEDGVPYWDFNAPDIPDAPRDASAAAIMCSALYELYQHSNEKAHRQFADRICASLSGEKYKGREGFILDHSVGSKPSDSEVDVPLNYADYYYLEANLRKSEL; encoded by the coding sequence ATGAGAACCGTGTATAGTCTTATTTTTATTCTGATTGTTGTTTTTCTGCCGTGCTGTGAAAAAGCGCCAAATATTTCGGTCCAAGATAATTTTGAGCGGGCCGAAGCGCAATACAAAATCATGCTGGAAAAACTTGATAGCTTTGATAAATACCCAAGAAGTCTGGAAGATGATTCGTTAAAGCTAATTACATCGTCAGACTGGACAAGCGGATTCTTCCCGGGTTCGCTGTGGTATCTCTATGAATGGACTGGAAATGAAAACTGGAAAGAGGCCGCTCAAAATTACACGATGCCTCTAAAAGATGAGCAATACAATGACAGCACTCATGATCTCGGATTTATGATGTATTGCAGTTTCGGCAATGCGTTTCGCCTTACCGGGAATCGTCAGTATCGGGATGTTCTGCTGCAGAGCGCGCAAACGCTGATCTCCCGGTACAATCCGATTGTGGGTTGTATCCAATCCTGGGACTGGTCCGATCAGTGGCAGTATCCGGTGATCATTGACAATATGATGAATCTGGAGCTGCTGTTCCGGGCTGCAAAGGAACTGGGTGATTCTACATTTTATTCCATAGCCGTGTCGCATGCCGATCACACTCTAAACAATCATTTTCGCGAGGACTATAGCACCTGGCATGTTCTGGATTATGATACAACAACCGGCAAGGTGCTTTCGCGTGAGACTCATCAGGGATACTCTGACGAATCGACCTGGAGCCGCGGACAGGCGTGGGCCTTGTATGGATACAGCATGTGTTATCGGGAAACCGGGTATGAACGCTATCTTGATCAGGCTGTCGGTATCGCTGATTATGTGATGACGCATGAGAACCTGCCGGAAGACGGTGTGCCCTATTGGGATTTTAATGCCCCTGATATTCCGGATGCTCCGCGGGATGCTTCTGCGGCGGCTATCATGTGTTCCGCGCTGTATGAATTGTACCAGCACAGCAACGAAAAGGCGCACCGGCAATTTGCGGACCGGATATGTGCTTCACTGTCCGGGGAAAAATACAAGGGCAGAGAAGGCTTTATTCTGGATCACTCGGTGGGCAGTAAACCGAGTGATTCCGAAGTGGATGTGCCTCTGAATTATGCAGATTATTATTATTTGGAAGCCAATCTGCGCAAGTCTGAGCTTTGA